Proteins encoded within one genomic window of uncultured Draconibacterium sp.:
- the efp gene encoding elongation factor P, with protein MASTADFKNGMCFMFKGEIYTIVSFLHVKPGKGPAFVRTKLKNVKNGKVIENTFNSGVKVDDVRVERRPYQFLYRDDMGLNVMNTETYEQISIPESMVENNDLMKEGQVIEIQFHAEEELPLTAEMPDKVELTITATIEGEKGNTASSTALKPATVETGAEVMVPMFINEGDVIRVSTADRSYSERVKQ; from the coding sequence ATGGCTTCTACAGCAGATTTTAAAAATGGAATGTGTTTTATGTTCAAAGGTGAAATTTACACCATTGTATCATTCCTTCACGTAAAACCGGGTAAAGGTCCCGCTTTCGTACGTACAAAACTTAAAAATGTAAAAAACGGAAAGGTAATTGAAAATACATTTAATTCAGGTGTTAAAGTTGATGATGTTCGTGTTGAGCGTCGTCCATACCAGTTCTTGTATCGCGATGATATGGGATTAAATGTAATGAATACTGAAACTTACGAGCAAATTTCCATTCCTGAATCGATGGTTGAAAACAACGACCTGATGAAAGAGGGACAGGTAATTGAAATTCAGTTTCATGCCGAAGAAGAATTGCCTTTAACAGCAGAAATGCCCGACAAAGTTGAGTTAACAATTACTGCAACCATTGAAGGTGAAAAAGGTAACACTGCCAGTTCAACAGCATTAAAACCGGCAACTGTTGAAACAGGTGCTGAAGTTATGGTGCCAATGTTTATTAACGAAGGCGACGTAATTCGCGTAAGCACTGCCGACCGCTCATACAGCGAGCGTGTAAAACAGTAA
- the tsaB gene encoding tRNA (adenosine(37)-N6)-threonylcarbamoyltransferase complex dimerization subunit type 1 TsaB — MAIILNIETSTEVCSVSLAENGKTLYQKESTEGLNHSKLLTVFIENLFSENNLDIHKIDAVAVSKGPGSYTGLRIGVSVAKGLCYGLGKPLIGIGSIEAMGHYVAENTGEFYQAANGEELLFCPMIDARRMEVYTALFENGGKSVTDVTAEIIDENSFADHLQTKKILFFGNGADKCREKITHANALFNGPEKTTARFMQNLAEIKYNKKEFEDVAYFEPFYLKDFVATIPKNKILK; from the coding sequence ATGGCAATAATATTAAATATCGAAACATCAACCGAAGTTTGTTCGGTTTCACTGGCAGAGAACGGTAAAACGCTTTACCAAAAAGAAAGCACCGAAGGATTAAATCATTCAAAGTTGCTAACCGTTTTTATTGAAAATCTTTTTAGCGAAAATAATCTCGATATTCATAAAATTGATGCGGTAGCAGTAAGTAAAGGTCCGGGGTCGTACACCGGTTTGCGCATTGGTGTATCAGTGGCAAAAGGACTTTGTTATGGATTGGGAAAACCGCTGATAGGTATTGGTTCGATTGAAGCAATGGGACATTATGTGGCCGAAAATACCGGCGAATTCTACCAGGCTGCTAACGGGGAAGAACTTTTGTTCTGCCCGATGATTGACGCCAGACGAATGGAAGTTTATACTGCTCTCTTCGAAAACGGAGGAAAATCAGTAACTGATGTTACCGCCGAAATTATTGATGAAAACTCTTTTGCAGATCATCTTCAAACTAAAAAAATATTGTTTTTTGGAAATGGTGCCGATAAATGCCGCGAAAAAATAACGCATGCAAACGCTTTGTTTAACGGGCCCGAAAAAACAACGGCACGATTTATGCAAAATCTGGCAGAAATTAAGTACAACAAAAAGGAATTTGAAGACGTTGCTTATTTCGAACCCTTTTATTTAAAGGATTTTGTAGCAACCATTCCGAAAAACAAAATATTAAAATGA
- a CDS encoding carbamoyltransferase C-terminal domain-containing protein has product MDKNKPTLAIYGIQDRFDYEHPFYVHDHNLALMQDGKVEWFLQQERISRRKRDNSLHIHLKSILKDKKLLGKDYDLVFVDNVVGRTFLLQSGEVRFEAPLNHELSTDLEKGKCWWFGEEKEAWALNHELAHMFSCLPFFGNLQDNSLLVHFDGGASLSNFSAAICKNNRLEWLEYHWDLKPYSKLFNANALVFAIIGAKLPEQNAVPGKFMGFSGLGNYRPELGDWLKSNNFFQDIWGKTSVFFEAAKKDWGVDLKSFNQKDSFIQDVAATLQEFFVQEILNKLKVLQEKTSAENLYYTGGSALNIVANTRIVNSGMFKQVFIPPCTEDSGLALGAAAFAGWKKHGKVEVNTAYINNWGIENYQAEFSEETINEVAEQLATKKLIGICNNFGEAGPRALGNRSILAFAGSKELSKILSTEKKGREWYRPLAPVALEQNVKYFTGQSEVHPLSKFMLLDFAVLPEKQQEIVGAIHADGTARFQSISKELDNPFLFALLKQLDKKYGMKALINTSFNAGGEPIVHTEEDALQSAKKMQLDGVVLNGKFVQL; this is encoded by the coding sequence ATGGACAAGAATAAACCCACTTTAGCGATTTATGGCATTCAGGATCGGTTTGATTATGAACACCCGTTTTATGTGCACGACCACAATCTGGCATTGATGCAAGACGGAAAAGTAGAGTGGTTTTTGCAACAGGAAAGGATTTCGCGCCGCAAACGAGATAATTCGCTCCACATTCATCTGAAATCGATTTTAAAAGATAAGAAACTACTGGGCAAAGATTACGACCTGGTTTTTGTTGACAATGTGGTTGGTCGCACCTTTTTGCTTCAAAGTGGCGAAGTGCGTTTTGAAGCGCCGTTAAATCACGAATTATCTACCGATCTGGAAAAGGGAAAATGCTGGTGGTTTGGAGAAGAAAAAGAAGCGTGGGCGTTAAACCACGAGTTGGCACATATGTTTTCGTGCCTGCCATTTTTCGGAAACTTGCAGGATAACAGCCTGCTGGTTCATTTTGACGGCGGTGCCAGTTTAAGTAATTTTTCAGCGGCCATTTGCAAGAATAATCGGTTGGAATGGCTGGAATATCATTGGGATTTAAAACCCTACTCAAAACTGTTTAATGCCAACGCACTGGTTTTTGCTATAATCGGAGCTAAGCTGCCCGAACAAAATGCCGTTCCGGGAAAATTTATGGGATTTTCGGGGCTTGGGAATTATCGCCCCGAGTTGGGCGACTGGCTGAAAAGCAACAATTTCTTCCAGGATATCTGGGGAAAAACATCGGTGTTTTTCGAGGCTGCTAAAAAAGATTGGGGAGTTGATCTGAAATCGTTTAACCAGAAAGATTCATTTATTCAGGATGTAGCGGCTACACTACAGGAGTTTTTCGTTCAGGAAATATTGAATAAGCTGAAAGTTTTGCAGGAAAAAACCAGTGCTGAAAATTTATACTACACCGGCGGATCGGCATTAAATATTGTAGCCAATACACGAATTGTAAACAGCGGAATGTTTAAACAGGTTTTTATCCCACCATGCACTGAAGATTCAGGTCTGGCGTTGGGAGCAGCTGCTTTTGCCGGGTGGAAAAAGCATGGGAAAGTTGAGGTAAACACAGCTTATATAAATAACTGGGGAATTGAAAATTACCAGGCTGAATTTTCTGAGGAAACAATAAATGAAGTAGCTGAACAACTGGCAACAAAAAAGCTGATTGGCATTTGCAATAACTTTGGCGAGGCCGGGCCGCGTGCTTTGGGAAACCGCAGTATTTTAGCTTTTGCCGGATCAAAGGAACTGTCGAAAATACTGAGTACCGAGAAGAAAGGACGCGAGTGGTATCGTCCGTTGGCGCCGGTGGCTTTGGAGCAAAACGTAAAATATTTTACCGGCCAATCGGAAGTTCATCCGCTGTCGAAATTTATGTTGCTCGATTTTGCTGTTCTTCCCGAAAAACAGCAGGAGATTGTTGGAGCAATTCATGCCGACGGGACTGCGCGTTTTCAATCCATTTCAAAAGAATTGGATAACCCGTTTTTGTTTGCTTTGCTGAAACAACTGGATAAAAAGTATGGCATGAAGGCACTGATAAATACCTCGTTTAATGCCGGTGGCGAACCTATCGTTCATACAGAAGAGGATGCGCTGCAATCGGCAAAAAAAATGCAACTCGACGGCGTGGTTTTAAATGGAAAGTTTGTTCAGCTTTAA
- a CDS encoding DUF6427 family protein, producing the protein MILGKLKSNSSVSLFLVPLVTAALWMKSLQHPFAYNYFQGEDQNILYNFIYQLVDDKPLVQVILGIVMTILLAYAMQLVNDRYMFIRIKSKLPALLFVVIVGGFVPMHTLHPVYFGTFFILLAIYRLFGIFETKKAYSSTFDVGFLLGVGALFYLDVAVLLPAFIVGIALLSREVGWREFTTLLLGFLLPFIFAVAYAVLSDSLPEVLNMMEESIVTPVNHFRSNIPLQVYLVTLILFTITGSIGMFGQYDTKKISSRKYFAVFFWIFIFSLAGFALNPVTSQEMLVITAIPVTYLIANLFVFMKSRFWSELLFILLLLIVVSMQFSFDLF; encoded by the coding sequence TTCCTGGTGCCTTTGGTAACAGCCGCGCTATGGATGAAGAGTTTGCAGCACCCGTTTGCTTATAACTATTTCCAGGGCGAAGATCAAAACATACTTTATAATTTCATTTACCAACTGGTTGACGACAAGCCACTGGTGCAGGTTATTCTCGGAATTGTAATGACCATATTGCTGGCCTACGCAATGCAGCTAGTGAACGACCGGTACATGTTCATCCGCATTAAAAGTAAACTGCCTGCTTTGCTGTTTGTAGTTATTGTGGGTGGTTTTGTGCCAATGCACACTTTGCACCCGGTATATTTTGGCACTTTTTTTATACTGCTTGCCATTTACCGGTTGTTTGGCATTTTTGAAACGAAAAAGGCCTATTCTTCCACCTTCGATGTCGGTTTTTTATTGGGAGTGGGAGCACTTTTCTATCTGGATGTTGCGGTGCTGCTACCTGCATTTATTGTAGGAATAGCTTTGCTGAGCCGCGAAGTCGGTTGGCGCGAATTTACCACCTTGCTCCTCGGTTTTTTACTTCCGTTTATTTTTGCTGTAGCCTACGCTGTGCTATCCGACAGCTTGCCCGAGGTGCTGAATATGATGGAAGAAAGTATCGTTACGCCTGTTAATCATTTTCGTTCAAATATTCCCTTACAGGTTTATCTGGTAACGCTAATTTTATTTACAATTACCGGAAGTATTGGAATGTTTGGACAATACGATACGAAAAAGATCAGCTCAAGAAAATACTTCGCTGTATTTTTCTGGATCTTTATCTTTTCGCTGGCAGGATTTGCGTTAAATCCGGTAACGTCGCAGGAAATGCTGGTTATCACGGCAATTCCTGTTACCTACCTCATTGCTAACCTTTTTGTGTTTATGAAAAGCCGCTTTTGGAGCGAGTTGCTTTTTATTTTACTATTGCTTATTGTTGTTTCAATGCAGTTCTCTTTCGATTTATTTTGA
- a CDS encoding DUF3108 domain-containing protein, which yields MNKLFSILIVFFLAVQTASAEDISIKFNLKFSFVKGGEAEMTISDTVFNDRPAIHYHVMGKTTGLANKLYGVYDIYETYVDAETRLPVKTIRNVKEGSYRRYTETLFYHDVDSINSSRSGWRAVPDDLLDLVSVFFYFVHKNPFENLQPGDAVVYPTINADKISDISIQYLRDEKVKTDVGTVDCHVLTPSVRKGKVLEKSDGVRFYIAKKDKVPVYIEFDMRVGSLKAVIKHYKINGVEQSLK from the coding sequence ATGAACAAGTTATTCTCCATACTGATTGTTTTCTTCCTGGCAGTGCAAACAGCAAGTGCCGAAGATATTTCGATAAAGTTCAACCTGAAATTTAGTTTTGTAAAAGGTGGCGAAGCCGAAATGACGATCAGTGATACGGTTTTTAACGACCGGCCCGCCATTCATTACCACGTAATGGGAAAAACAACGGGTTTGGCCAATAAACTATACGGCGTTTACGATATTTACGAAACCTACGTTGATGCCGAAACGCGTCTTCCGGTAAAAACTATCCGAAATGTAAAAGAAGGAAGTTACCGACGCTATACGGAAACACTTTTTTACCACGATGTTGATTCGATAAACAGCAGTCGTAGTGGCTGGCGTGCCGTTCCCGATGATCTGCTCGACCTGGTTTCGGTGTTCTTTTATTTCGTTCACAAAAATCCATTCGAGAATCTTCAGCCCGGCGATGCAGTTGTTTATCCTACGATTAATGCCGATAAAATATCGGATATATCGATACAGTATTTACGCGACGAAAAGGTTAAAACCGATGTTGGAACGGTGGATTGCCACGTATTAACACCATCGGTTCGGAAAGGAAAAGTACTGGAAAAGTCGGATGGAGTGAGGTTTTATATTGCGAAAAAGGACAAGGTGCCGGTTTACATTGAGTTCGACATGAGGGTAGGTTCGCTTAAAGCCGTTATAAAACATTATAAAATTAATGGCGTAGAACAATCTTTAAAGTAG